One Hyphomicrobium sp. CS1GBMeth3 DNA segment encodes these proteins:
- a CDS encoding efflux RND transporter permease subunit, which yields MNEGHRLGISGQLTRYFIQSPLTPLILLTGLALGLVALLSLPREEEPQISVPMVDIFITANGLKAEDAVKLVTEPLETIVKAINGVEHVYSNTEDDRVVVTARFFVGTSADDAILRVHEKVRANYDRIPLGIPDPLIVGRGIDDVAIVTLTLAPKPGIARFQDNALYHIAENLQVELAKLDNIGLSYIVGGRPDQIRVEPIPESLALYGITLKQLVGKVKEANRSFMAGRVRGRNESVAVAAGQTLQGIPDIGLLLLTTRDERPVYVRDVANVVVGAKPLDRLAWHYAKDADGRFQRSPAVTVALAKRAGANAVVVADEIVERLHALQGDLVPEDVSVTMTRNYGETANEKANELLFHLGLATLSIVLLVGLAIGWREGVVVLVVIPVTILLTLFASWLFGYTINRVSLFALIFSIGILVDDAIVVIENIARHWAMDDGRSRVAAAIDAVAEVGNPTIFATLTVVAALLPMLFVSGLMGPYMSPIPANASAAMVLSFFVAVIITPWLMLRIGGAGATHVASRREGRLARTYIATASPIIAQRRTAFVFLLLVGVATLLSLSLFATKAVTVKLLPFDDKSELQVVIDLPRGSSLEETDRVLDAAARRLTDLEELASIQAYAGTAAPFNFNGLVRHYYLRSEPQHGDLQVNLAPKGERHRTSHEIGLDVRQRLKGLPAPEGTSVAVVEVPPGPPVIATLLAEIYGADAEQRREVARRVREIFRSVPYIVDDDVSFRQRGPRQRFVIDQDKLEFHKVEESDVYDTIAAYLGRTPVGYSHKGAGRHPVEIAVELPKKDLALTESTLSTPVPANALPGERGVVELGDVVRLEHEEASYPIFRHNGRAAEMVTAELAGEYEAPIYGMLAVGDLIDKTDWGALPKPEVRLHGQPLSERRPVLLWDGEWEVTYVTFRDMGAAFALALLGIYVLVVAQFRSFTLPLVILTPVPLTLIGIMIGHWLFEAPFSATSMIGFIALAGIIVRNSILLVDFIRERRTGGAPLRDVLLEAGAIRFKPILLTALAAMIGAAVILTDPIFQGLAISLLFGLASSTLLTVLVIPAIYIVLRDDGRSPARAAP from the coding sequence ATGAACGAAGGCCACAGACTCGGCATCTCGGGCCAATTGACGCGCTACTTCATCCAGTCGCCCCTCACACCGTTGATCTTGCTGACGGGACTTGCTCTGGGATTGGTCGCGCTCTTGTCTCTGCCACGAGAAGAGGAGCCGCAAATCTCCGTGCCGATGGTCGATATTTTCATCACGGCCAACGGCTTGAAGGCGGAGGATGCTGTCAAGCTCGTGACTGAGCCACTGGAGACGATCGTCAAGGCTATCAACGGCGTGGAGCACGTCTACTCCAATACGGAAGACGACCGCGTCGTGGTTACCGCCCGGTTCTTCGTCGGAACGTCGGCCGACGACGCGATTCTGCGCGTGCACGAAAAGGTTCGCGCCAACTACGATAGAATCCCACTCGGCATTCCCGATCCTTTGATCGTCGGCCGAGGCATCGACGATGTCGCCATCGTGACCCTGACGCTCGCACCCAAGCCCGGCATCGCGCGCTTTCAGGACAATGCGCTTTACCACATTGCCGAGAACTTGCAGGTCGAGCTCGCGAAGCTGGACAACATCGGGCTCAGCTACATCGTGGGCGGGCGTCCCGACCAGATCCGGGTCGAGCCTATTCCAGAGAGTCTCGCACTCTACGGTATCACGCTGAAGCAGTTGGTCGGCAAGGTGAAGGAGGCCAATCGGTCGTTCATGGCCGGACGCGTGCGCGGGCGCAACGAGAGCGTCGCCGTCGCCGCTGGACAAACACTACAGGGGATTCCCGACATCGGCCTTTTGCTTCTCACCACCCGCGACGAGCGGCCGGTATATGTGCGCGACGTGGCCAATGTCGTTGTGGGCGCCAAGCCCCTTGACCGGCTAGCTTGGCATTACGCCAAGGACGCGGACGGCCGGTTCCAGCGTAGCCCCGCAGTAACGGTTGCGCTGGCCAAGCGGGCGGGCGCCAACGCTGTCGTCGTCGCGGACGAGATCGTGGAGCGACTGCATGCGCTACAGGGCGATCTGGTGCCGGAGGACGTTTCCGTCACAATGACTCGCAACTACGGCGAGACAGCAAACGAGAAGGCGAACGAGCTGCTGTTCCATCTCGGCCTGGCAACGCTCTCGATTGTGCTGCTTGTCGGGCTCGCAATCGGCTGGCGCGAGGGCGTGGTTGTGCTCGTGGTCATCCCGGTGACGATCCTGCTCACGCTCTTCGCGTCGTGGCTGTTCGGCTACACGATCAATCGTGTCAGTCTCTTTGCGTTGATATTCTCGATCGGTATCCTGGTGGACGACGCTATCGTCGTCATCGAGAATATCGCACGCCACTGGGCCATGGACGATGGACGCAGTCGCGTCGCCGCTGCCATCGATGCTGTCGCCGAGGTCGGCAACCCCACCATCTTCGCCACGCTGACGGTGGTTGCGGCACTGCTTCCTATGCTGTTCGTTTCCGGGCTGATGGGGCCTTACATGAGCCCCATCCCCGCCAACGCCTCGGCAGCGATGGTGCTGTCGTTCTTCGTGGCCGTGATCATTACGCCGTGGCTGATGCTTCGCATCGGGGGCGCTGGCGCAACTCACGTCGCGTCGCGGCGGGAAGGACGGCTAGCGCGGACCTACATCGCGACCGCGAGCCCCATCATCGCGCAACGCCGTACCGCGTTCGTGTTCCTCCTTCTTGTGGGTGTGGCGACGCTGCTTTCTCTTAGTCTGTTCGCCACCAAGGCCGTCACCGTGAAGCTTCTTCCCTTCGACGACAAGTCGGAGCTGCAGGTGGTCATTGATCTGCCGCGCGGGTCCAGCCTCGAAGAGACCGATCGCGTGCTCGACGCCGCTGCACGAAGGCTAACCGACCTTGAGGAGCTGGCGTCGATCCAGGCCTACGCAGGAACTGCGGCACCGTTCAACTTCAACGGTCTCGTTCGCCACTACTACCTACGCAGCGAGCCGCAACATGGCGACTTACAGGTCAACTTGGCGCCGAAAGGCGAGCGCCACAGGACGAGCCACGAGATTGGGCTCGACGTGCGCCAGCGCCTAAAGGGGCTTCCGGCTCCAGAAGGAACCTCTGTTGCTGTCGTTGAGGTTCCTCCTGGACCACCGGTGATCGCCACGCTGCTGGCGGAGATCTATGGCGCGGATGCCGAGCAGCGGCGCGAAGTGGCGCGCAGGGTCCGCGAAATATTCCGCTCCGTGCCCTATATCGTCGACGACGACGTAAGCTTCCGGCAGCGCGGGCCTCGGCAGCGGTTTGTCATCGACCAGGACAAGCTCGAATTCCATAAGGTCGAGGAGAGTGACGTCTACGACACCATCGCAGCCTATCTCGGCCGCACCCCGGTGGGGTACTCGCATAAGGGTGCTGGCCGCCATCCGGTGGAGATAGCAGTCGAACTGCCCAAGAAGGACCTCGCGCTTACCGAGTCGACGCTGTCGACGCCGGTTCCCGCCAATGCTCTCCCTGGTGAGCGTGGCGTGGTCGAACTCGGAGATGTGGTGAGGCTCGAGCACGAGGAGGCCTCCTACCCGATCTTCCGCCACAATGGACGTGCGGCAGAGATGGTGACAGCAGAGCTCGCGGGTGAATATGAGGCGCCGATCTACGGAATGCTGGCCGTTGGCGATCTCATCGACAAGACCGATTGGGGAGCGCTTCCCAAGCCCGAGGTGCGCCTTCACGGACAGCCGCTCAGCGAGCGAAGGCCTGTGCTTCTCTGGGACGGAGAGTGGGAGGTGACATACGTGACCTTCCGCGATATGGGCGCGGCATTCGCGTTGGCGTTGCTCGGTATCTATGTGCTGGTCGTCGCGCAGTTCCGTTCCTTCACGCTGCCCCTCGTCATCCTAACGCCCGTACCGCTCACGCTCATTGGCATCATGATCGGGCATTGGCTATTCGAAGCGCCGTTCTCGGCGACGTCGATGATCGGCTTCATTGCGCTGGCGGGCATCATCGTGCGCAATTCCATATTGCTTGTCGATTTTATCCGTGAGCGCCGCACGGGCGGTGCGCCATTGAGAGATGTCCTGCTGGAGGCGGGTGCCATCCGCTTCAAGCCGATACTGCTCACAGCGCTCGCCGCCATGATTGGAGCAGCGGTGATACTGACCGACCCCATCTTCCAGGGTCTCGCCATCTCTCTATTGTTCGGTCTTGCCTCATCAACGCTGCTGACGGTGCTCGTCATTCCGGCAATCTACATCGTGCTGCGCGATGACGGACGTTCACCGGCAAGGGCTGCGCCCTAG
- a CDS encoding metalloregulator ArsR/SmtB family transcription factor, whose translation MNIQELEANCEDAAELLRALANPYRLLILCELMKGERSVSELEAVVPLSQSALSQHLAKLREGSFVATRRDAQTIYYSLVDVRVGRLISVLHDLFCSSPQSRPSRRSK comes from the coding sequence ATGAATATTCAAGAGCTCGAAGCGAACTGTGAGGACGCGGCGGAGCTGCTGCGCGCGCTGGCCAATCCGTACCGGCTTCTTATCCTGTGCGAGCTGATGAAGGGCGAGCGCTCGGTGTCAGAACTCGAGGCTGTTGTTCCCCTGAGCCAATCTGCGCTCTCGCAGCATCTGGCCAAGCTGCGGGAGGGCAGCTTCGTAGCGACGCGGCGAGATGCGCAAACCATCTATTACTCCCTTGTCGATGTACGCGTCGGGCGGCTCATCTCTGTGCTGCATGATCTTTTCTGCAGCTCGCCCCAATCGCGCCCCTCCAGGAGGTCAAAATGA
- a CDS encoding caspase domain-containing protein — MAPPAEAAKRVALVIGNASYTNTAALANPKNDATDFGAAIKSFGFEVIEGLDLDKAGMDRKLREFADALEDASVAVLFYAGHGLQVDGINYLVPVDAMLSKKAALEFEMVRLDSIQRHMESEERTSILFFDACRDNPLARNLASSMGTRSVREGAGLAQQEAGAGTLISYSTAPGRTALDGSGRNSPFTGALVKQMLSSKDHLAEMLYEVRNSVMKSTNGSQVPWDVSALTRRFYFKEPAQPPMVAALPPDVGMPALPSAPAATDAALPRKSTDPDFPPLEPLVPLAPGIIDNGDMAVSGFSGTKLAMDRLKPGVYPIDTTVIDPDGASVRVFNTAMLQPKDAAVLKPAIKLEVKAGDIGQVFSLAYGTPETAGDRPNLFAAATSRFGLQIVGPDADADGMPDRLKQGAPGAVFMEGQFGTKLGGGPGAIWKIDGASGVPSLFANVMLDDVQNSGAGLGGLAFDPQSRNLYVSDLDTGMIHRFDPAGTELGRFDHGVDGRKALQLPPIPDDGQRLDISMPRFKPEEPATWGLTPLARQVHGLAIFGRRLYYAVGEGAEIWSVGLDTTGGFASGARREIRLADVKSAEAATALPVTDILFDSGGRMTVAQRGRLRNPFDYAQFAEPDRARVLRYLPAKSGTDGWAPEPEEYAVGFGGDYRQATGGISLAFGRKEDGSIDLSKCEVNLVATGDALRDNPSFAPRLRAGGPSIVHGLQIVPAGRLRPANAPPLESLFVDFDGVYEDASLRGQVGDVEVFRDCTGTYFPPIVAGMSPDQTDKPPGALADLAPPSESLEGTGGALSPATVVSPSGIRIDKKPAGADCTDERGCTFEIAVTNTLSTPINGPIVIDEIVTVGNADLSHAVMTSDNEPTWICTRAPPFFCTHPEPILPGVRVSLTVHVKLPAAGEARELTNCASLHTPPDNRQPPTTATIGGLSLKPTMQQAVCSESGGCALNVALTNTTGKPFRGPATVIALISGHRGKIAAGLDNNATLEQLPTAPWTCTRVGLPWRCVNNTLALAPGTSTELKLMFKPGTLGPEDRFLGTSTALELPNGNVSATSDFVPASFLLQRSDARAFEIQRSRSVGSKNGQACGTIMLGPQVSRLPDAPRDPFSLRVIKSGVGTCARGGTCEFRLTLLNDGTVDHNAPVTFTDAMSDEVPSMAIVSINPPLPCAEQPQSIPFTCTTPGRYPLATGRHENFTIVTRLPTAGLPDTLKNCMAITKPWNAAPEFASLSKPPVDAESGSYECHEVAVGPEALSCFGGMVLTAGDLCQCPEGTAWNGRTCAAAPTAHCPDGWTGTYPYCCQAGQEYRDGACKEAVAMPDVCPPDRPNGDYPNCCPARTYYSNGSCRYRKTTESKPKPTKRRETTTTNQGPTIMLNPYKDCYGKPIPIWKKCKY, encoded by the coding sequence TTGGCGCCGCCCGCAGAGGCGGCGAAGCGGGTGGCGCTCGTCATCGGTAATGCCAGCTATACCAACACGGCCGCGCTCGCCAACCCGAAGAACGACGCAACCGATTTCGGGGCTGCCATAAAATCTTTCGGCTTTGAGGTGATCGAAGGTCTCGATCTCGACAAAGCCGGCATGGACCGCAAACTGCGCGAATTTGCGGACGCGCTCGAAGACGCTTCCGTCGCCGTCCTGTTCTATGCGGGGCATGGATTGCAGGTGGACGGCATCAACTATCTTGTGCCTGTCGACGCAATGCTTTCCAAGAAGGCGGCTCTCGAGTTCGAGATGGTTCGTTTGGACAGTATCCAGCGGCACATGGAATCCGAGGAACGCACGAGCATCCTCTTTTTCGACGCCTGCCGCGACAACCCGCTGGCGCGGAACCTCGCCTCGAGCATGGGGACGCGATCCGTGAGAGAAGGAGCGGGCCTTGCTCAACAGGAGGCGGGCGCGGGCACTCTGATCAGCTACTCGACGGCACCCGGTCGGACTGCGCTCGATGGTTCCGGGCGAAATTCGCCCTTCACCGGAGCACTCGTCAAGCAGATGCTGAGCAGCAAGGACCATCTCGCCGAGATGCTCTACGAGGTTCGCAACTCGGTGATGAAGTCGACCAACGGCAGCCAGGTGCCTTGGGACGTGTCCGCTCTCACTCGACGCTTCTATTTCAAAGAGCCGGCGCAGCCGCCGATGGTCGCGGCATTGCCTCCGGATGTCGGTATGCCGGCGCTCCCCAGTGCACCGGCGGCAACGGATGCTGCGCTGCCGAGAAAGTCGACCGATCCGGACTTTCCTCCGCTTGAACCCCTCGTTCCGCTGGCGCCAGGGATCATCGATAACGGTGACATGGCGGTTTCCGGGTTTTCGGGCACAAAGCTCGCCATGGATCGCTTGAAGCCCGGCGTTTATCCGATCGACACGACGGTAATCGACCCCGATGGCGCCTCAGTACGTGTGTTCAACACAGCGATGCTGCAGCCGAAGGATGCCGCGGTCTTGAAACCCGCGATCAAACTCGAGGTCAAGGCGGGGGACATCGGTCAGGTCTTTAGTCTCGCATACGGCACGCCGGAAACGGCGGGGGACAGGCCGAACCTGTTTGCAGCAGCGACGTCTCGCTTCGGATTGCAGATCGTGGGCCCCGATGCGGACGCCGATGGTATGCCGGATCGGCTTAAGCAGGGCGCGCCGGGCGCTGTCTTCATGGAGGGACAGTTCGGCACGAAGCTCGGCGGCGGTCCCGGCGCAATCTGGAAGATCGATGGTGCGAGCGGGGTTCCTTCGCTCTTTGCCAATGTCATGCTCGATGACGTGCAAAACAGCGGTGCTGGGCTTGGCGGCCTTGCCTTCGATCCGCAGAGCCGCAATCTTTATGTTTCCGATCTCGACACCGGTATGATCCATAGATTCGATCCGGCCGGCACGGAGCTTGGCCGTTTCGATCACGGGGTCGACGGCCGCAAGGCCTTGCAACTTCCGCCGATACCGGACGACGGGCAGCGCCTCGACATTTCGATGCCGCGATTCAAGCCCGAGGAACCTGCCACTTGGGGCCTTACGCCCCTCGCACGTCAGGTCCACGGACTAGCGATATTCGGTAGGCGCCTCTACTACGCGGTCGGCGAAGGGGCCGAAATCTGGTCCGTTGGCCTCGATACGACGGGGGGCTTCGCCTCCGGTGCGCGCCGGGAGATCCGCCTTGCCGACGTCAAGAGCGCGGAAGCGGCCACCGCCCTGCCTGTAACCGATATTCTCTTCGATTCCGGGGGGCGCATGACGGTCGCGCAACGCGGCCGTCTCCGCAATCCGTTCGACTATGCGCAGTTCGCCGAACCCGATCGCGCGCGCGTGCTTCGTTACCTACCGGCGAAATCAGGAACGGACGGTTGGGCGCCCGAGCCGGAAGAGTATGCGGTCGGCTTCGGCGGCGATTATCGGCAGGCCACGGGCGGCATCAGCCTGGCGTTCGGGCGCAAGGAGGATGGATCGATCGATCTGTCGAAATGCGAGGTTAACCTCGTCGCCACCGGCGATGCGCTGCGCGACAATCCGAGCTTTGCACCGCGGCTAAGAGCCGGCGGTCCGTCCATCGTGCACGGCCTACAGATCGTTCCGGCTGGTCGCTTGCGCCCCGCCAACGCCCCGCCTCTCGAAAGTCTCTTTGTTGACTTCGATGGAGTTTACGAAGACGCTAGCCTGCGAGGGCAGGTTGGTGACGTCGAAGTTTTCCGCGATTGCACAGGCACGTATTTTCCGCCTATCGTCGCGGGAATGTCGCCAGACCAGACCGACAAGCCTCCCGGGGCGCTAGCGGATCTGGCGCCGCCGAGCGAGAGCCTCGAGGGCACGGGTGGTGCGCTGAGCCCCGCGACCGTCGTTTCCCCTTCCGGCATCAGAATTGATAAAAAGCCGGCAGGAGCCGATTGCACGGACGAACGCGGCTGCACGTTCGAGATTGCCGTCACCAACACCCTCTCCACTCCCATCAACGGACCGATCGTCATCGATGAAATCGTTACGGTCGGGAACGCGGATCTTTCCCACGCCGTGATGACCAGCGACAACGAGCCGACGTGGATCTGCACTCGCGCGCCGCCGTTCTTCTGCACGCATCCGGAACCCATCTTGCCGGGCGTTCGCGTGTCCCTTACGGTCCACGTCAAACTGCCCGCCGCTGGAGAGGCACGCGAGCTTACGAACTGTGCCTCCCTCCATACGCCGCCCGACAACAGGCAGCCACCGACGACGGCGACCATCGGTGGCCTGTCGTTGAAGCCGACCATGCAGCAAGCCGTCTGCTCGGAATCGGGCGGATGTGCGCTCAATGTGGCGCTGACCAATACGACGGGTAAGCCATTCCGTGGTCCGGCGACGGTGATCGCACTGATTTCCGGCCATCGCGGCAAGATCGCAGCCGGGCTCGACAACAACGCCACGCTCGAGCAACTTCCCACGGCGCCCTGGACCTGCACCCGCGTCGGGTTGCCTTGGCGCTGCGTGAACAACACCCTGGCGCTTGCTCCCGGAACCTCGACAGAGCTCAAGCTTATGTTCAAGCCCGGCACGCTTGGACCTGAGGATCGCTTCCTTGGCACGAGCACGGCGCTCGAATTGCCCAACGGCAACGTCTCCGCGACTTCGGACTTCGTGCCGGCGAGCTTTCTGCTGCAGCGGTCCGATGCAAGGGCCTTCGAGATACAGCGGAGCCGGTCCGTCGGCAGCAAGAACGGACAGGCGTGCGGAACGATTATGCTTGGACCACAGGTATCGCGCCTACCGGACGCGCCGCGCGACCCTTTCAGTCTGCGTGTCATCAAGTCGGGCGTTGGCACGTGCGCGCGCGGGGGCACGTGCGAGTTCAGGCTGACCCTGCTTAACGATGGAACCGTCGATCATAACGCGCCGGTGACGTTCACCGACGCGATGAGTGACGAGGTGCCGAGCATGGCCATTGTCTCCATCAATCCACCCCTGCCGTGCGCGGAGCAGCCTCAAAGCATTCCTTTCACCTGCACGACTCCTGGGCGCTATCCCCTCGCGACCGGCCGGCACGAGAATTTCACCATTGTCACGCGTTTGCCCACCGCGGGTTTGCCCGACACCCTCAAGAACTGCATGGCGATCACGAAGCCTTGGAATGCCGCGCCGGAGTTCGCGTCGTTATCCAAACCGCCTGTGGACGCGGAGTCCGGGAGCTACGAATGCCACGAGGTTGCAGTCGGTCCGGAAGCACTGTCGTGTTTCGGTGGCATGGTGTTGACGGCAGGCGACCTTTGCCAATGCCCAGAGGGAACGGCGTGGAACGGGCGCACCTGCGCGGCTGCACCAACGGCCCACTGTCCCGATGGATGGACCGGAACGTATCCATATTGCTGCCAAGCGGGGCAGGAGTACCGCGACGGCGCTTGCAAGGAGGCGGTGGCAATGCCGGACGTTTGTCCGCCTGATAGGCCCAACGGCGACTATCCGAATTGCTGTCCGGCGCGCACCTACTACAGCAACGGATCGTGCAGATACCGCAAGACTACCGAAAGCAAGCCAAAGCCGACGAAGCGTCGCGAAACAACCACCACCAATCAGGGGCCGACCATCATGCTCAATCCCTACAAGGATTGCTACGGCAAGCCGATTCCGATTTGGAAGAAGTGTAAGTACTGA
- a CDS encoding HlyD family efflux transporter periplasmic adaptor subunit produces the protein MRGAHLAALVLASQMIGLSGNVLRAEVLSAPQSIEVKIEEIDDLKSVYATVRSRDLIDARVRTPGTIATLKVDEGDSVTQGEVLALVGDTKIALRIKALDARIVALESRVETSDAELKRSLTLKERGVASQARVEQAQTTYDVALNELKSARAERSVIETESEEGQVLAPASGRVLKVPVTEGSVVLVGESIATIAAKGYLLRLELPERHARFIKVGDPIRVGARGLGPQDAPLAAGRITQVYPELKGGRVIADAEVPDLGGYFVGERLLTWISAGKRQSFAAPRAYVFKRYGLDYVRLDEGSGKVADVVVQTGRTMRDADGVELIELLAGVEAGDRLVNP, from the coding sequence ATGAGGGGTGCTCACCTCGCCGCGCTGGTTCTGGCGAGCCAAATGATTGGGTTGAGCGGAAACGTACTCAGGGCCGAAGTGCTATCTGCTCCCCAAAGCATCGAGGTGAAGATCGAGGAGATCGATGATCTCAAGTCGGTCTATGCGACCGTACGGAGCCGCGACCTGATCGATGCTCGCGTTCGTACCCCGGGCACAATTGCCACGCTCAAGGTCGATGAGGGCGATTCCGTCACACAAGGCGAGGTGCTGGCCCTCGTAGGCGACACGAAGATCGCACTGCGAATCAAGGCGCTCGATGCGCGTATCGTGGCACTCGAGTCGCGTGTTGAGACGAGTGATGCAGAGCTGAAGCGTTCCTTGACGCTGAAAGAAAGAGGCGTGGCCTCGCAAGCGCGCGTCGAGCAGGCGCAGACCACTTACGACGTAGCTCTGAATGAACTCAAGTCGGCGCGTGCTGAGCGGTCCGTCATCGAGACCGAGAGCGAGGAAGGGCAGGTGCTGGCGCCGGCGTCTGGGCGGGTGCTCAAGGTTCCCGTCACCGAGGGAAGTGTGGTGCTCGTGGGCGAAAGTATCGCCACCATTGCCGCCAAAGGTTACCTTCTGCGTTTGGAGCTTCCCGAGCGGCACGCCCGGTTCATCAAGGTTGGCGATCCGATCCGCGTCGGCGCACGCGGTCTCGGGCCGCAGGACGCTCCGTTGGCAGCCGGCCGGATCACACAAGTCTATCCTGAACTCAAGGGTGGTCGCGTCATCGCGGATGCGGAGGTGCCAGACCTTGGCGGCTATTTCGTCGGCGAGCGTCTCCTTACGTGGATTTCCGCGGGCAAGAGGCAAAGCTTCGCTGCACCCCGCGCCTACGTCTTCAAGCGCTATGGCCTCGACTATGTGCGGCTCGATGAAGGCAGCGGAAAGGTTGCCGATGTGGTCGTGCAGACGGGGCGCACGATGAGAGATGCAGATGGCGTCGAGTTGATCGAACTGCTCGCCGGTGTCGAGGCTGGTGACAGGCTGGTGAACCCATGA
- a CDS encoding peptidoglycan-binding domain-containing protein, with product MAGAVLLNELAKGTGKRKAAKPQRSKKGIATKPKKQRQRPKETTPEVTDDVAAVKKAPANSSPPKNALTTGATAKPAAAVGGASIISRPDEIKAAQQHLRFMGYDVPNESGTVDVKTKSAVMQFQDSIGVPVTGDLTSEQLRVLFMKVAGKKEGPQ from the coding sequence GTGGCGGGTGCCGTTCTCCTCAACGAGCTTGCGAAAGGCACCGGCAAGCGGAAAGCGGCCAAGCCTCAACGATCGAAGAAAGGCATTGCGACCAAGCCAAAGAAGCAACGCCAACGCCCGAAGGAAACGACGCCAGAGGTCACAGACGATGTTGCCGCCGTCAAAAAGGCTCCTGCGAATAGCTCTCCCCCCAAGAATGCATTGACCACCGGCGCAACGGCAAAGCCCGCCGCCGCGGTTGGCGGGGCAAGTATCATCTCACGGCCCGATGAAATAAAGGCCGCCCAACAACATCTCAGATTCATGGGCTACGACGTTCCGAACGAAAGCGGCACGGTGGACGTCAAGACAAAATCCGCCGTGATGCAGTTCCAGGATTCGATCGGGGTTCCGGTGACCGGTGATCTCACCTCTGAGCAACTGCGGGTGCTCTTCATGAAGGTCGCAGGGAAGAAAGAGGGCCCGCAATAG
- a CDS encoding DUF3365 domain-containing protein: MANDAALAKDPAAADAASLASARAAIKGLGETLKTQLVAAIEAGGPVAAVDVCHTIAPQIAKDQSRAHGVSIARTALRVRNTANAPDAFERRVLEDFVRQIEAGADPTKLEYAETVRDNGENVFRYMKAIPTAAEPCLTCHGSNLEPVLKAEILRLYPNDQATGFAPGSLRGAFTVKQKLE, encoded by the coding sequence ATGGCAAACGATGCAGCGCTTGCGAAAGATCCTGCTGCCGCCGACGCAGCCTCTCTCGCAAGCGCGCGTGCTGCCATCAAAGGATTGGGCGAGACGCTGAAGACGCAGCTTGTTGCAGCGATAGAGGCCGGGGGGCCCGTCGCGGCAGTAGACGTCTGCCACACCATCGCTCCGCAGATCGCCAAGGATCAATCCCGGGCGCATGGCGTCAGCATCGCACGTACGGCCTTGAGGGTACGCAATACGGCCAATGCCCCAGACGCATTCGAGCGGAGGGTCTTGGAGGATTTCGTGCGCCAAATCGAGGCTGGTGCTGACCCGACCAAGCTAGAGTACGCAGAAACGGTCAGGGACAACGGCGAGAACGTGTTCCGATACATGAAGGCCATTCCAACCGCAGCAGAACCGTGCCTGACCTGCCACGGATCAAATCTGGAACCTGTGCTCAAGGCCGAGATACTCCGCCTCTATCCCAACGATCAGGCAACTGGATTTGCGCCTGGGAGCCTGCGTGGCGCCTTCACAGTCAAACAGAAGCTCGAGTGA